One Fusarium falciforme chromosome 1, complete sequence genomic window carries:
- a CDS encoding Zn(2)-C6 fungal-type domain-containing protein, producing the protein MRPLSACIACRDRRKKCDRAPQSIRCNLCIKRGLECSFESTPEIPDKPLEHASPAILNDPDLSEELVDLYFRHGNIAFPCLFHWPSFKASVRDGTVPRILFLGAVGLAARFSSHPMFAGINPWERGRPYAKEAEKLLDLHDTSIITIQACVLLACICVAEGEAVTESVYYAIACRMAMVMDLPNAPVKTAIEREVNKRVWWSLVTSDTWLSAAFCLPRAIKPRQDVPLPIGELTFARLQLDDLADDEQVLAALSSESAEYSFPVLAHMIKLNQILYEINSYCATVVAEEIQQESMWNSIHKLSASLDRWYSCLPMQLRYSQDNLQHWTSQGLGPKFICLHINYNNASQRLFYQFLQLSQVSDETGSTAIPTQLYAERCKRHAGDLCDLISHAKSRPETDVYYSLAGHMLVIASTVQLHTLLFGMDESEIQLAKRRLERNFEMLTDIYTYWPIVYTSFSRLKAFHNACLNSKDSSFRLDRWMLQFILEFSKPVDEKDMSARDPERDLWPLDQLRYLFES; encoded by the exons ATGAGACCTCTGTCCGCCTGCATAGCCTGCCG TGATCGCCGCAAGAAATGTGACCGCGCTCCTCAGTCGATACGCTGTAACCTCTGCATCAAGAGGGGCCTTGAATGTAGCTTTGAGAGCACCCCCGAAATACCTGACAAACCTCTCGAGCATGCTTCACCTGCCATCTTGAACGACCCAGACTTGTCCGAGGAACTGGTCGACCTCTACTTTCGTCACGGCAACATTGCCTTTCCCTGTCTGTTTCATTGGCCGTCGTTCAAGGCCTCTGTTAGAGATGGGACAGTCCCCAGAATCCTGTTTCTAGGAGCTGTTGGTCTTGCGGCTCGTTTCTCATCACATCCCATGTTTGCTGGAATCAACCCCTGGGAACGAGGCCGTCCCTATGcaaaggaggccgagaagcttcTCGACTTGCACGATACCTCAATAATAACCATTCAAGCATGCGTGCTGTTAGCGTGCATCTGCGTGGCTGAAGGAGAAGCTGTCACAGAATCTGTATACTACGCCATTGCTTGTCGAATGGCCATGGTAATGGACCTACCCAACGCTCCTGTCAAGACGGCTATTGAGCGCGAAGTCAACAAGAGAG TCTGGTGGTCTCTTGTTACCAGCGATACCTGGTTGTCTGCAGCCTTTTGTCTTCCCAGAGCGATAAAACCACGCCAAGATGTCCCGTTACCGATAGGAGAGTTGACCTTTGCTCGACTTCAACTAGATGACCTGGCAGACGATGAACAGGTCTTAGCTGCTCTATCATCTGAATCCGCAGAGTACTCCTTTCCAGTGCTCGCCCATATGATCAAACTTAACCAGATCCTATACGAGATCAACTCCTACTGTGCAACAGTAGTAGCCGAGGAGATCCAACAAGAGTCAATGTGGAACTCTATACATAAGCTGTCTGCTTCCCTGGACCGGTGGTATTCCTGTTTACCGATGCAATTACGGTACAGTCAAGATAACCTCCAGCACTGGACCAGCCAGGGGCTCGGTCCCAAGTTCATATGCCTTCACATCAACTATAACAATGCCTCGCAACGCCTATTCTACCAGTTCCTCCAACTCAGCCAGGTATCGGATGAGACGGGCAGCACAGCCATCCCAACGCAGCTATACGCCGAGAGGTGCAAGCGGCACGCCGGAGACCTGTGCGACCTCATCTCACACGCTAAGTCCCGCCCCGAGACGGACGTCTACTACTCCCTCGCGGGCCACATGCTCGTCATCGCGTCTACGGTTCAGCTCCATACCCTGCTGTTCGGTATGGACGAGAGCGAGATCCAACTAGCCAAACGCAGGCTTGAGCGCAACTTTGAGATGCTGACCGACATATACACGTACTGGCCCATCGTCTACACGTCCTTTAGCAGACTAAAGGCTTTTCATAATGCCTGCCTGAATAGCAAGGACAGCTCGTTCCGGCTCGACCGGTGGATGCTTCAGTTTATCCTCGAGTTCTCGAAGCCGGTGGACGAGAAGGACATGAGTGCCCGTGATCCGGAGAGGGACCTGTGGCCTCTAGACCAGCTGAGGTATCTTTTTGAGTCGTAG
- a CDS encoding Protein kinase domain-containing protein: protein MSSAALQTAPHQHTALASSPLATPSSRQYRSSHSSPSGQAYNAQQTATASPSSRRPPSRKTSDSAPSPAYHLGPGFGSPVTATSAPNEHEPSASDRHGNMPPVAPPRTSSNNQSGGSRRTQYSNEKMTNSPRRGQNDASRSGSHGDHGAAAENGYRSSKADAAARAASRDGKNATTAIPIRSAHSTPSRPVHEATDNLTKAIAAAQDPSGRDRNHATNQDDDDAAPPPVVATGDHGEERRGQRSRHDHSRSNKGTTKFGDFILGNTIGEGEFGKVKLGWKQDSSVQVAIKLIKRDSVGSNPSRFAKIYREVAILRGVQHPNIVRLIDKVETERHIGIILEYASGGELFDYILNHRYLKDNAARRLFAQLVSGVGYLHKKGIVHRDLKLENLLLDRNRNIIITDFGFANTFDANEDLTEEEELNLTDREFVKRMGLDRVKRNGTRKGDLMQTSCGSPCYAAPELVVSDSLYTGRKVDVWSCGVILYAMLAGYLPFDDDPANPEGDNINLLYKYIVTTPLTFPEYVTPHARDLLRRILVPNPRKRADLFEVARHSWLSEYANLVEFITSSTTLPSDVPNSGSAPDDYAEAPTIARSSSVREATKHKQSHPPVVGGLAKTHGNIDPESESGHRTPKDAKRRTVQVEYVAPTTQTQRGADAAAAKPSSRSLTQAPAPEVSTEKPLPREPPVAKEIAARTTQSRRPQSAHKNTAAAPARPSRDTRATSDNAFMTGISTTARPQTGGSIKSSASMGLQSRTTYGQPVPPTIADTNAQGRIQQPSNPEDEENVAKTVGSVPPKVMKMSAFQNETKREGRGHKRSNTLGDLGNKIMGRSGSIFGGRGKKRSEQPADKSRKYPPVSLSNTMLPGEEAGPRPSVDSRASRRSFSLGLGKKRSGSIHGSQGSGEKPERRRFSLVPPALSSKLGLGGGKDHGSVTASEAESQQDLPIQNPRNEQLRGYSAHDEPRHSEPYFDAPYEQVPSQDTAHSSPVYHHRYGSTAQDARRPSAIPPYMQSGAHLNTGSESSVDMRRPPTEPRSRPYQGDFSESETFDGRAGSSRGERGGVLHKNHKRFADAYEGADYRGHEGSSGAAKRVMDFFRRRGKARGGEER from the exons GACCTCCTTCACGCAAGACGAGCGACAGTGCACCTTCACCTGCTTACCATCTAGGTCCCGGTTTTGGCTCTCCCGTCACCGCTACCTCAGCGCCCAACGAACACGAGCCGTCCGCCTCTGATCGGCACGGCAACATGCCTCCCGTTGCTCCTCCACGGACTTCGTCCAACAACCAGAGCGGCGGTTCGCGAAGGACACAATACTCCAATGAGAAGATGACCAACTCCCCTCGACGAGGACAAAACGATGCATCTCGATCCGGTTCCCATGGTGATCACGGCGCTGCCGCAGAAAATGGATATCGAAGCAGCAAGGCTGACGCCGCTGCCCGAGCCGCCAGCAGAGATGGCAAGAACGCCACGACCGCGATTCCCATCCGATCCGCCCACAGTACGCCCTCGAGACCTGTCCACGAAGCCACTGACAACCTAACCAAAGCCATTGCAGCTGCCCAAGATCCAAGTGGCAGGGATCGGAATCATGCCACAAAccaggacgacgacgatgctgcGCCGCCTCCTGTGGTCGCGACTGGCGACCACGGCGAGGAACGACGAGGGCAACGGAGTCGTCACGATCACAGCCGAAGCAACAAGGGCACTACAAAATTCGGCGACTTTATCCTGGGAAACACTAtcggcgagggcgagtttggcaaggtcaagctAGGCTGGAAGCAAGACAGCAGCGTTCAG GTTGCTATCaagcttattaaaagggACAGTGTTGGCAGCAACCCGTCTCGATTCGCCAAGATCTACCGAGAAGTTGCCATTTTGCGAGGTGTCCAGCACCCTAATATCGTGCGCCTGATCGACAAGGTCGAGACAGAGAGACACATTGGCATCATTCTCGAGTATGCATCTGGAGGCGAGCTGTTCGACTATATTCTCAACCACCGATACCTGAAGGACAATGCGGCCCGCCGTTTGTTTGCCCAGCTTGTCTCGGGTGTCGGCTATCTTCACAAGAAGGGAATCGTTCACCGAGATCTGAAACTGGAAAACCTGCTCCTGGATCGCAACCGCAACATCATTATTACCGACTTTGGGTTTGCCAACACTTTCGATGCGAATGAGGATCtcactgaggaggaggagcttaaCCTCACCGACAGGGAATTCGTGAAACGAATGGGTCTGGACCGCGTCAAGCGCAACGGAACCAGGAAGGGTGATCTCATGCAGACAAGTTGCGGTAGCCCGTGCTACGCAGCTCCCGAGCTCGTTGTCAGCGACTCCCTCTACACCGGACGCAAGGTGGATGTCTGGAGTTGTGGTGTCATTCTG TACGCGATGCTTGCTGGCTACCTTCCCTTCGATGACGATCCGGCCAACCCCGAAGGCGACAACATCAACCTTCTCTACAAGTATATCGTGACGACTCCTCTGACGTTCCCCGAGTATGTCACACCACACGCTCGAGATCTCCTCCGTCGTATCCTCGTCCCCAACCCCCGTAAGAGGGCGGACCTCTTCGAAGTGGCTCGACACAGCTGGCTCAGCGAATACGCGAACCTGGTGGAGTTTATAACCAGCTCGACGACATTACCTTCCGATGTTCCGAATTCTGGCTCCGCACCGGACGATTATGCAGAGGCTCCGACTATCGCCAGAAGCTCATCGGTCCGCGAGGCCACCAAGCACAAGCAGTCTCATCCTCCCGTTGTTGGAGGACTGGCCAAGACCCATGGAAACATCGACCCCGAATCCGAGTCTGGGCACCGCACGCCCAAGGATGCCAAGCGACGGACTGTTCAGGTCGAGTACGTGGCTCCCACCACGCAGACACAGCGTGGTGCCGATGCCGCGGCCGCCAAACCCAGCTCTCGCTCTCTTACACAGGCGCCCGCACCCGAGGTCTCTACTGAGAAGCCACTACCTCGAGAGCCTCCAGTGGCAAAGGAGATTGCTGCCCGGACAACACAGTCCAGGCGGCCTCAGAGCGCTCACAAGAACACTGCTGCCGCTCCCGCGAGACCGAGCCGCGACACTCGCGCCACCTCCGACAACGCCTTCATGACTGGAATTAGTACCACAGCCAGGCCACAAACCGGAGGCTCTATAAAGTCCTCCGCTTCTATGGGTCTGCAATCTCGCACTACCTACGGACAACCGGTGCCCCCAACAATTGCCGATACCAATGCTCAAGGCCGAATCCAGCAGCCTTCGAAccctgaggacgaggagaacgTGGCCAAGACAGTGGGAAGCGTTCCTCCCAAGGTTATGAAGATGTCTGCCTTCCAGAATGAGACGAAGCGTGAAGGAAGGGGCCACAAGCGGTCCAACACACTTGGCGATCTTGGCAACAAGATCATGGGCCGAAGCGGATCTATCTTTGGAGGTCGTGGTAAGAAGCGATCAGAACAGCCCGCCGACAAGTCAAGAAAGTACCCTCCCGTCAGCTTGTCCAACACGATGCTGCCTGGTGAGGAAGCTGGCCCCAGACCCTCGGTTGATTCAAGAGCATCTCGACGATCCTTTTcccttggacttggcaaGAAGCGCAGTGGCAGCATCCACGGCTCTCAAGGTTCAGGTGAGAAGCCGGAGCGTCGGCGATTCTCTCTGGTGCCCCCAGCTCTGTCTTCCAAACTgggtcttggtggtggtaAGGATCATGGAAGTGTAACAGCCTCGGAGGCTGAGTCGCAGCAAGACCTGCCCATTCAGAACCCCCGAAACGAGCAGCTCCGTGGATACAGCGCCCATGACGAGCCCCGACACAGCGAGCCTTACTTTGACGCCCCTTACGAGCAGGTCCCCTCGCAAGATACTGCTCACTCGAGCCCTGTCTACCACCACCGCTACGGATCTACAGCACAGGATGCCAGAAGGCCCAGCGCCATCCCACCCTACATGCAGAGTGGTGCTCACCTAAACACGGGGTCTGAGTCGTCAGTGGACATGCGCCGCCCCCCGACGGAACCGCGATCTCGACCTTACCAGGGCGACTTTTCGGAATCCGAGACCTTCGATGGACGCGCGGGCAGCAGCCGTGGAGAGCGTGGCGGGGTCCTTCACAAGAACCACAAGCGATTCGCGGACGCCTACGAAGGGGCCGACTACCGAGGACACGAAGGGAGCAGCGGAGCCGCGAAGCGAGTCATGGACTTCTTCAGGAGGCGCGGGAAGGCTCGAGGTGGCGAAGAGCGGTGA